In Maylandia zebra isolate NMK-2024a linkage group LG12, Mzebra_GT3a, whole genome shotgun sequence, a single genomic region encodes these proteins:
- the scarf2 gene encoding scavenger receptor class F member 2 produces MEVKNSFTFLALVCLFFCSGFSQELNPKGRNVCKVPGSSTPVCCSGWGQLGTECLTPLCEGNFTCKDNEVCVRPNECRCRHGYFGASCNTKCPAEYWGPDCKGECHCYPNGQCDDLTGECTCNHNRWGPKCENVCLCQKGKCDQETGKCTCYPGFWGPQCNNNCYCSINSICDVMTGRCLCNPGWTGRNCALQCNCNNSPCDQFSGRCQCRERLWGPRCERNCQCLYGKCNQADGSCTCLPGYRGKFCREPCPAGFYGQNCRIRCGHCKGQQPCKVTGGSCITCERGWNGTRCDQVCAKGFFGENCQEVCPTCKDGHHCEPIYGKCSHCNPGWIGDRCDVRCPNGTYGENCENNCSHCFNGICHVVTGECLCDPGFYGTYCNMTCPTGQYGINCNQTCSCHDKNCDPVSGACYLQPNQRMGVIAAGTLVSFLLIVLLSLLCCCCLCRHKDNHNKKAKRILCGRFSRISTKLPRIPLRRQKLPKVVVAHHDPENTFNCSFIEPPSVAEQHSPSSWSSQGSFSSFESGDEGPVYCVPHEDSMNDKRSPSPAAEKPESVPDEDDAGEYTSLKDTSVTKTEGSEPQYALVARLSKQSKEDENSGKDRDGTPILEAKRNGKPPPSPGKPKPRPPDPSTKPKVSWIHGNTTGSPQPEQQGGIKALAVSKEKKRSSSDGSSKSEEWQRIKEKHHDRQKIQEGQEADASGSPKKHKPLRGKKSGDEHGSPSHMEHINGVVQSALKKISNFHCSSPEKKSVDSSKQTPKEPPKSPKVIHPHMNSEAATLLAAQLKEKTQSINRNEGTGLTKTNGLSTPRANREKPTPPQKAKRTGSTGLSQIEQGSTKPQLPTSSSLQKMVAPVKTNLGTPEAKSPEKQDLNGSRTGDPLDPTPKKTPIKKPPRKKGKEGTLDTSESKTPQQKTAIMPPQVVK; encoded by the exons ATGGAAGTAAAGAACTCTTTTACTTTTCTTGCGTTGGTTTGTCTTTTCTTCTGCTCCGGTTTCAGCCAAGAACTCAACCCCAAAGGCAGGAATGTGTGCAAAGTACCCGG ATCATCAACACCAGTGTGCTGCAGTGGATGGGGGCAGCTAGGAACTGAATGTCTGACAC CCCTCTGTGAAGGAAACTTCACCTGCAAGGACAATGAGGTGTGTGTCAGGCCAAATGAATGCCGCTGTCGTCATGGATACTTTGGAGCTAGCTGTAACACCA AATGCCCTGCAGAGTACTGGGGACCAGACTGCAAGGGAGAATGTCACTGTTACCCCAATGGCCAGTGCGATGATTTGACCGGCGAGTGCACCTGCAACCACAATCGCTGGGGACCTAAATGCGAGAATGTTTGTCTTTGCCAGAAGGGCAAGTGTGACCaagaaacaggaaaatgcaCATGCTATCCTGGCTTCTGGGGTCCTCAGTGCAACAACAACTGCTACTGCAGCATCAATTCAATCTGTGATGTGATGACAGGGCGATGCTTGTGCAACCCTGGCTGGACTGGGAGGAACTGTGCACTCCAGTGTAACTGTAACAATTCACCATGCGACCAGTTCTCGGGACGCTGCCAGTGCAGGGAGAGGCTTTGGGGTCCACGCTGTGAGCGAAACTGCCAGTGCCTCTATGGCAAGTGTAACCAGGCTGATGGTTCATGTACCTGTCTGCCTGGGTACCGTGGGAAGTTCTGCAGGGAGCCATGTCCTGCTGGATTTTATGGTCAAAACTGCAGGATCAG GTGTGGGCACTGCAAAGGCCAGCAGCCCTGTAAAGTGACAGGAGGAAGCTGTATTACATGTGAGAGAGGATGGAATGGGACTCGGTGTGATCAGGTCTGCGCCAAGGGCTTTTTTGGTGAAAACTGCCAGGAAGTGTGTCCTACGTGTAAAGATGGTCACCACTGTGAGCCCATCTATGGCAAGTGTTCGCACTGTAACCCTGGCTGGATTGgggacag GTGTGACGTGCGCTGCCCCAATGGCACATATGGCGAGAACTGTGAAAACAACTGCAGTCATTGTTTTAATGGCATCTGTCATGTTGTTACCGGAGAGTGCCTCTGTGACCCCGGGTTTTATGGCACATA CTGCAATATGACCTGTCCAACTGGCCAGTATGGAATCAACTGTAACCAGACATGTTCTTGCCATGACAAGAACTGTGATCCTGTGTCTGGTGCCTGCTATCTCC AGCCCAACCAGCGGATGGGTGTGATTGCAGCTGGGACCTTGGTCTCCTTTTTACTGATTGTCCTCCTCtcactgctgtgctgctgctgcctctgtcGGCACAAAGACAACCACAA CAAAAAAGCCAAACGGATCTTGTGTGGACGATTCAGCAGAATCAGCACTAAACTTCCCCGTATTCCACTGAGGAGACAGAAACTGCCCAAAGTAGTCG TAGCCCACCATGACCCAGAGAACACCTTCAACTGCAGCTTCATTGAGCCCCCCTCTGTGGCTGAACAgcactccccctcctcctggTCATCCCAGGGGTCCTTCTCTTCTTTTGAGAGCGGAGATGAGGGGCCAGTTTACTGTGTTCCGCATGAAG ACTCCATGAATGACAAGCGGAGCCCCAGCCCTGCAGCAGAGAAGCCAGAATCTGTCCCTGATGAAGATGACGCTGGTGAATACACCTCCCTGAAAGACACAAGTGTAACCAAAACAGAAGGTAGTGAGCCACAGTATGCCTTGGTCGCCCGCCTCTCCAAGCAGTCGAAGGAGGATGAGAACAGTGGCAAGGATAGAGATGGCACTCCTATATTAGAAGCCAAGCGCAATGGAAAGCCACCGCCTTCACCTGGCAAGCCCAAACCCCGGCCACCAGACCCATCCACTAAACCCAAGGTGTCATGGATACACGGGAATACCACAGGGTCTCCCCAGCCTGAGCAGCAGGGGGGAATTAAGGCACTTGCAGTGtcaaaggagaaaaagagaagttCAAGTGATGGCTCATCTAAGAGTGAAGAGTGGCAAAGAATAAAGGAAAAGCATCATGACCGACAGAAGATACAGGAGGGGCAGGAGGCAGATGCCAGTGGCTCCcctaaaaaacacaaacctctGCGAGGAAAAAAGTCTGGGGATGAGCACGGCAGTCCCAGTCACATGGAGCACATCAATGGTGTTGTTCAGAGTGCCCTCAAGAAGATAAGTAATTTTCACTGCTCCTCGCCTGAAAAGAAAAGTGTTGATAGTTCAAAGCAGACCCCTAAGGAGCCACCCAAGAGCCCAAAGGTCATCCATCCTCATATGAACTCAGAGGCTGCTACGCTGCTTGCCGCTCAGCTCAAGGAAAAAACCCAAAGCATCAACAGGAATGAGGGAACAGGGCTGACAAAGACCAATGGTCTCTCCACACCAAGGGCAAACCGGGAGAAGCCCACACCTCCACAGAAAGCCAAAAGAACCGGCTCCACTGGATTGAGCCAGATTGAGCAAGGCTCCACCAAACCCCAGCTGCCCACCTCAAGTAGCCTACAGAAAATGGTGGCACCTGTAAAAACCAACCTTGGGACCCCTGAAGCCAAGAGCCCGGAAAAGCAGGACTTGAACGGCTCCAGGACAGGGGACCCACTGGATCCTACACCAAAGAAGACTCCCATAAAAAAACCACCCaggaagaaaggaaaggaaggtACTTTGGATACATCTGAAAGTAAAACACCACAGCAAAAGACAGCTATTATGCCACCACAGGTTGTGAAATAA